The genome window GTAGCTAACAGGATCATTCTGTGCATTTGAAGAAACACGGCATACATGTGGATCTTTGTAGTTCTAGTGATTTGATTCTATCTCTAAAGTGAGTATTATTTTTTCACTCCCCCATCCAAAAGTGTGCTTTATTCTGCATCATAAGGGAAAGCAGAATGTGTGACATAATGTTAGCCTGTAAAGGTGAAATAAAACACCAGTCATATCATTCACAATActatacacacatataatatactgtgtatttattgaaatattaatttttaGTTAGTTCCACTTCTGAGAAAACAGGCCTGCGTCACATTAAATGAATTACGTAGGAAATGGTTGCTTGACATTTCTGTCACAATGCTTCGCCTGCTGGTAGTCTGAATCCAGCTCTGCAAAGTTGCTCCCCTCAGCTGCCTCCCAGCCATGGCCATTTCATTAAGTTTAACTTCAGCAATTATGGGCTACTCATATTTATGcagccacaacaacaacaacagcattgaTACAACTTATTTATTTCAGACATTGAAACAAAAAGTAGGCGCTGACATGTATGTCATACTTGAAGAAAGTAAAGAGTCTTTATAGCCAGTTGTCAGCTTGTAATATTAGGCACATGATATGTATTGCATTTCGAGGGATGGAAGTGCTCAGATTTTTTCCttaagtaccaataccacaatgtaaaaatactccattacaacaagaaaaagtcctgcattacaAATCTTACTTGAGGAAATGTACAGAAGCATTATCagcaaattgtacttaaagtatcaaaagtaaaagtactcattctgcagaaaaatgtcccccgTGACAGattaattactgtattttatattattagattGATATTACTGATGCAGTatgatatgtatgtattttacataCACACTCGTGGGGTCGTGGGATGATTagtgggagaggaaagaggaaaaaacgtTCTTCTACCCAAATTTGcattgattttttatttttctctaatctttgatttctttctttctattttttctgaaatattAGATAATTTGACCTCAAACAAGTATTTAAACGAAACCGTCGGATTTGGGAACCCGGGGAAATGTCGGTAACACTTACTAACTAATCACATTAAGTCGTAGTGACTTGTTAATTGTGAGCAACAGGAATTCATAATACATCCTGTATTAATTCATGTAATAAATAGCTAAGCATAACTTAAGTATATGTTTTGTACCCTTATTATAAAGGGTTAACAAACTCTAggttggtggaactgctaacaactcacagacatctgaaacatgacaaggggccCTTGTCCTTTAACAGTGCAGCGGAGTGGAAgcagaaagtagcataaaatggaaatactcaagtgatgCACAAGTACCACAAAACTGTACAtcagtacagcacttgagtaaatgtacttagttactttccatcacaGCAGATTTTTCAGCCGTCTttgagtgtggccattcagaacaaCACTTGTGCACGCCAAATGGGTTTTGCACAACACTGTATGAACTAGTTCATATGAAGCATAATAAAGCCTTTATGGAAAATCCAGTTAAAGAAGTTTGCGTAGTCAGACTGCAGTGGAGTCTCCAGCTGCACGTTCAGTACTAAACGTACACAGACAACTGGCTTTCCATATGGGTCCCTGGAAGTAAATGTCTACAAAATGGGTGTCTGTTGCCTAATGTGTCTAATTGATGTTCCATATGAAAATATGTTagaaaacttttgttttttcatggatgtttacatattttctgttttgtaacaATTTCAATTCGGAATTTCAATTTAAAGCCAGTGctttattcagatattttactttcttgttcaacctaaaattaaaattaaaagtgaaCTATAAAGtagctgaaatgaaataaaaaatacagaaataaaaggcATGACTTGACAAAAACACTGGTTTAGAAATCAGTCATCAAGGTTTTTCACAACAAATGCCAATATTTTGTAATACTGATTATATACACTGTCTTAAACGTATTCTGTGTAGATCGGAATTGATGAGACTATGAATCGATTGGTTGACcgacaaaaaaatgaaacagcagCTATTTAACTCATCGtttgagtcacttttcaagcaaaaatgccaaaaatgtgctggttccagcctctcaaatgtgaggatttgctgcttttcttaaatgttactaaatattttgggaTTTTGGACAGTTTGTATGCACCACCTTGAACTCTGGGAAATAGTGATAGGCATTTTCTCACtattctctgacattttatagaccaaacaattcatTGTTTGattggaaaaataatcagcatattaatcagtgctaaaaATAATTGTGAGTTTACTTGGAGCTCTAATTCAGTGTTATTTTCCAAAGTTTTATTCTGGCAGAAAATCATGGAATATCCTCTTGGAGTAAAACCCTCAGAATATATGTTTGTATGATCTGTAGATATGCACTTACATCAATAAATATGTACataacacaaaaatgtatgttaaatCACTGATAGACTAGTATTCACAAAATATACTGGCAAACCAATATACCAGACAAACCCTATAAAACTGAGCATGAGGGATAATATTTGCTACACATAAAACTAAACTGTAAGGCTATTAATGTTTTTAGCTGCCCTGAGTGCAGACTTCATGGCAGTTTCAATCCACCCATGTGGTGTAGCTGTGTGTTCTCCTGCAAAGTGCACCCGTCCCTCACTCTGGAACAGTTCTCTGGAGTAGTGTCCCTGCTGGTAGGGTGTGAACAGGGCGAAAGCTCCCAGACTGTATGGATCCAAGCCCCACTTCTTCACCAGCCCCCCTGTACACAGAGGCCTGATGTCCTCTCCGTGGATTTTCACCAAGTCCTCCAGCACCACAGCCATCAGCTCCTCCTCGCTCATCCCTTGGAAGAGGGTGGAGTCATCGGAGCAGGTGTAAGACGCCAGGAGGGCCCCTGCAGATGTACCGGAGAAGCTATGGCTGGGGTAGTAGATGAAGCGCGAGGGCCGGTCCGTGACGCTCTTTCCTCCTCTAATGCCCTCTTTCTCCCAGAACCGCTCCCTGAAGCTGAGTATTACCTTGGTTGAGCTTGCATAATGAACTGAGCGCAGAGCCTCCATCTTGTCCCCGGAAAGAGGAGGCTGGAAGTCAATGAAGACAGTGGCCTTGGCTGTGGCCGTAACCAGTGCGTAGTCCACTGTTAGGCTGGTCAGGGAGCCTGAATTACGCGAGTCCTGGTATGTTATGGTCACATTTCTGCCGCCTGTTTGACTGATTAGCTTGACCTTGGAGTTGAGGAGGATGGTGGCATTTAACACCTGGTAGAACGCCATTGGGAGGTGATCAAAGCCATCGGTCACTTCAAAGTACCTGGAAAAAAACACCCAATAAAAACCTCTTAATCACAATATaccattaaagctgcactaataaatatttttatattaacaatggatcaaatgactctGTGTAACGTGTAAGGGGTCACTCATaatgacgaacccacagagagttatcacctgactctgcagttcccctcagctctactgagcattttagcatctttcagctcattgttttgtttttacagcctGCTACTTTGCtgttggttcactctcaccgctctcatcaacgtCATTTCCAGccccagcaggcagctgtttccagtaaAAAAGCTCTgctaaacccactgtacgctacctgctcagcaccaaacagcagacacacacagttagcgactagctggtgaacgtagtggagcatttagcagctaaagaaccagatattttcctcaggagttggtggagaccaaaacagagctaaaagtgaatagagtgaatattggacttaaatttgccagatggccagaaactcgactcaaaatgaatgctatGTAGGTCAGTGTCTGTTGGATGctagctgtttgctaacatgctcaccaTAACAgctttataagatgataatatcatcataaaaatattatttgtttgggctttttgcctttatttgataggaacagctgaagacagacaggatatgtgggagagaggggggtgacatgcagcagaGGGCCACGGGTCGGATTCGAACCCAGgccgctgtggtaaggactcagccttgtacatggggcatGCGCTCTGCCAGGTGAATGTCAGTCCAGTAATCACTCTCTTTAAGCTCTGTTtctggtctctaccaactcctgagggaaatatctggctctttagctgctaaatgctccactgtgttcaccagctagtggcTAACTGCGTGTCTGCTGTTcgctgctgggcaggtagtgcacagtgggtttttagagcttttcctCTGAAGACAGCTGCCTGCCGTGGCTGAAAACAGCgcgatgagagcggtgagagtgaaccagaacagaAGAGTTGCagctaaacaacgagctgaaactcactataaagctccgtaaagccgaggggagctgcagattcaggtgctaattctctgtaggttcatcactacgagtgacctctttcacattgccgtttgatacattgttattataaaaatatgcTAATGTTGCATCATTTCTGCTAGATTtgcaaataagcaactgtttgctaacaagctCACCATATCGTCAGCTCACTATTAAAagttgataatatgtcaatgttgtgttcataaCATGTTCCTGCTGCCACAAGTGGCCCAAATATCAGTCACTGCAAATTAAATGCTAACCTGTTAGTCCTGCCATGTGTGGGCTTGTCAGACCTTTCTTTTTACATTACAGGTACATTTTTGCATCTTATTGATAGCAAAAGGATGTTGCGTTATCCTTGCTTGTTagattaaaaacaatgtatgtGCATAACAGAAATGCATAACATCCTGTGTTAAGCCATCCTTGGGAGGACCCTTAACAAAAAACCCAGCTTTTCTGGCTCCTACCCATTGAGTCTTAACTCCACCAATGTGATTATTTCTCATCCCTCCAGAGATGCTCTATCTCTGAGAACCACTGGTAAACCAAAGTTAGGTCCGCAGGCTGCGCGTGACAGACACataataaaatggtaaaataaatatttcttaCTCAGTGTTGTCATTTATGTCTGACTGTATGTACAGCATCTCTATCAGTGATGTGTAGAAGAGGCTGTTTTCATTCAGGATGTCCCCGATCATCCTCAAGGCACCACGGCTCAGGTTGCCCTCCTTCACCAGATATTCCTGTCAGCAGTCAAAAGTAAAACGTTATTTATATGCTGAACAATTTCATTCAGACTCAAACTATGACCTGTGTGACATTTGTTGAGACaatggcaaaataaataaatctttaccTTCACTGTGTAAGAATCATATTTATCCAACATGGCACTGCAGCCGATTGCCTTAAGGTCATCCCTCACCTGTGCACAGattacaatatttacaaaaagGCATCCCTATccttatgaaataaaaatactaatgtGTACAAAAGTaataatgatcaataaatcaatgTATGGAATGTATCCAAACCTTCCAGAGTGCCTGACTGAAGAGCTGAGCAGCtgacttccctctctctctttcattcaaGCTGTAGTTGAGCACACTGGGGTTGTTTTCCACGGCATAGGTTTTCTGTAGCACTCCATTTACCAAATAGTAGGTGTTGATGTCATCTTGGATGAAGTGGTTTAGGGAAATTTGTAATTTGGAggcaaaagaaagaagaatCCTATGGaatagatactgtatattaaatatCTTATATATGTAAGAGAGATCTTCTTTTTAGGTAAGACCAGCTGTGGATTAAGTTTTTAGATAATTTTATTAAAAGtgcaacattgacatattatcaccttataaaagttgatatggcgaatgtgttagcaaacagttgcctatttacacataaagtcctgtttctggccacctgataaatgtaaatCCAGtaactctccttttagctctgttttggtctccaccaactcctgagagaaatatctggctcttagcTGCTAAacgttccactatgttcaccagctagttgctaactttgtctgtctgttgtttggtgctgcgcaggtagcgtacagtgcgTATAGTTTATCTGGCTGAAAATGACGCTAATGAGAGccgtgagactgaaccaaatcagctgctggctgtaaaaCACAAGTAGCCTGTTATTAAGATATACTTTAGTTATCAAAAgtaacatttgtatttgttattattgGATTGTTAATACTCATAAGTAAGCAACATGTGGTACCACTTTCTTACAAGTCATAATAGTTACTAAATAATTTACTAACGCTTTATACACCAGTAATAACTGATTTGTTAGAACAACGGTTGGGTTGCTGGTGTATATTTTTCTACAGCAtcacttgctttgtctttttaactaGCAATTTAATTCATGAGGAAGGTAAAGGGCTGAAATCCATATATTCACAGCTTATTAGCATTGATAGCTACAGGACTATCAGAAAACAccaagtaaccagtaactaaagctgtccaGTAAATCTAGTGACGTAAgaagtacagtatatttcccactgaaatgtaAACCTGAAAGTAcgaaattgtacttaagtatgcTACTAAATGAAGTACTTGAGTACTGTAGTTATTTGTTGATGGAACAAAGTGCCTTTAGCATTATCAGTCCACTCATGTCACTGTCATATTATGGGCCCAGCATAGAGTtaaaagagacagacaagtCATTACTGTACTCACTTATGAAAGCTGGGGATCCTCATGGCGCCCACTTCTGCGTACCAGCCTTCTCTTCTGTTCCTGAAGGTCTCCACACGTCCTCCAATACGGTTACTGGCTTCTATTATGGTGACCTTGTTGTCCATGGGGACACATGATCATCATGTGAAATACACTTTAATATGTACAGCATGTATTTCAAGTATCAACAGTGTCCACTCAGGAAATGTATGTGTAGCATTTCAAGTAGAAGTCATTATTTCCTCACTATGAATGACTTTACCTTATGTCCGGCATCTTCTAAAAACTTTGCAGCGGTCAGTCCAGCGATGCCCCCGCCGATGATTGCTACACGATGCGGTGTCTTAGTGGCAGGAAGACCTTTATCCACAATGTCGAGAAGCTCACTGTAGTCGGTGTCTTGGAGGCACTCATACAGAGGGTCTCCAATGATGCCACTCACAGCAAACACCACCACCCCGACTAGAACCAGAGGAACTGACGAAGGAAGAAAATAGCAATTCAAGTGATGAATTCAAAGGAATATTTTCAAACAGTCAGACTTTAACAGCTAAAACAGCTAAAAACCCTAAGTGGTCGCTAAGCAACCACCAACTTTCAGTTTCCTTTCTTAGTTTACAAACACTACAGAATCACATCTCTGAGCAGAACTTTATGTTTATGACATAAAGTCTGGTTTATGACagataacataaaaatatcCTGGTCAGATTGCATTTTCACAATAATCCATTTGTATTGATTCACATCAAAGATGAATTTCATAATTCATTACATCACAATGGCAGCATCAGACTTTCAACTTAAATGAATGTATTATGTAATAGTGGTTCATTTAATACTTACAGAATTTGCACAGTGCCATGTGAGGGATCATATTGAGGATGGAACTCCACAGTCTGGACTTCTTACTTCTGCTGTTGATGCTGTGAGAGGAAAATGAAACCTACCAAAGACAAGCATGTTACATGTTAAGTTTAGTGGGAGGGGCTCAGGCAGTATTATCATGAACAAATAGAAGTTAGTATTCCACTgaactaaatgtgtttttctaaaaacacagaaaaaatacattaagttTGGTACACAGATGATTAATTATTGCAGTTAATTAATGCAAAtaagtaaattatttaaaatgagaagagaaacagaggcagCTCTGATTAGACTATCTCTGCATTCTGCTCACCTTTATCAAAGGTAATGTCTCGTCAGTTGTCTTAAGCCTATGCATGACTGAGGAGAAATGACTCAGTCCCCGATGAAGCTAAACTTTCTGTCTCGCCATACGAAATCAGCCTGGAAAACCTGGAGGCGTGGTATGTGTGAAATTGCACACAACGTAATTTTAATGAGGGACTGTGTGGCTCCTCAGGTCTTCCAGAAATATTTTCCCACACCGGCTCGAGAGTCAACCACACTGAACAAATCAGATTAGTGAGGTTATACTAGTCATCAGCATACCTcatttcctccattttcacTCATTTCAATATCAGACCTGAAAGTGCTCATTCAGTGGTATCCAAACATTCTTTAAAGCTCCACTGCATTACATCAATCATacttaacaaaaacacattccaagtctttatttgtctatttattttttactatttattaaaaaaaaaagtattttctacttacctgtaaaaatgtatggtCTTGGCAGTCCCgctcaccatcaccaccatcacttTTTTCAATAGACAATAGCACATAGACAGTTTTTATAGGCTGCAGtaagtgaaaagaaaagcaagaaaaagttTCATTTTCCTGACCAGTAGTAGCTGCATTGGAATTTTTTGTATTCAACGCTGAATGCTGAATCATTACTTTTGCGGAAACTGGAAGTGAAAAAAgggataaaagaaaatattgaggaaatattttttattaaattgacAAATCAAAGGAATAGAAAGAGCGTAacttacacacatatatacagatgAACAAAACACATGAGCGGGAGATTGTCTGTATTTCCAATTTCCAGGATTTCCAGTTGACTGCTGTCTTGTGTCAGAGTTGGACCTGAACAGTCTGGTTGCTGGTTCAGTAGAAGCCTCAAAGAGGGACACGCTCACCTGACCTGCTTATTGTAGCTCAGGTGAGAATCTACATCACAGATTAGAAAACTGCATAGCAATGTATAGATTCTACATAGCTGAATGCAGCATTGTTTGAGGTCAAGGGGCAGGGTTTAGTTCACATTTCTGTCACTATGTGTTAAAACACTGAGGGCACTGAACTAGTAATGAAGCTTTGGGAGTTAAGCCAGCCATGTCAGTGTATAATGTGTAAGGTACAGCTCTCTTCTCACCCTGAGCAATCAGAAAGTCAGTTCGTTGGTTCAGCTGAATGTAGGTGTGGAAAATAGTTTGGGAGTagtgggagaggagagagtgaaaaagaaaaaagaagacaggaaaaaaagactgTTTTCAGTGAATAAGCTCGGATACtcactgcacactacctgcccagcagcgaacagcagacagacagttagagactagcaggtgaacatagtggagcatttagcagctaaagagccaagcAAAGTGAGCATTTAACGTTAGCAGCTAACGTTTTTTTGAcccccaagtggtcaaaaaatgtgtcattgCAAGTTTAGACATTCTGGAAATACGCTGAGTGAGAGGAGAAGCTCAGCAGGCTTCCActctcatgtgtgtgtgtgtgtgtccatggagctggagccaggacaCCATTAGCTTAGCTAAGCATAAACGATGGAAGCAGGTGGAACAGCTggctggctctgtctgaagttCAACAgtctgtctaccagcacctctaaagctttcTAACTAACAAGTAccttgtttaatctgtacacaaacagtaaCGCAAATAGTTATACCACGTAACTTcatctaaaaccacaaatgatcttttttatatttctctttgtgtacgaatgaaacaaatgaaacacaatGTGTTAAGCAGCTGAGTTGAGCAGCATTAAGCTCTGTACTTAGCACACAGAAGTCAACACCACAGCTGTTGAGTGACACATTTGTAATATGAATAATTGATGTGCTTTGCAGGTTGCAGTGAGAAGATAGTCTCACGCTTTGTTGTCCCACTTTAGTTTCCTTTGTGGTCTTATAGGTCAGAGGGTGTCATGCCATCAATGCaagaatgaaaacacaagagTTTTCTAACCCAGCAACATATTCCCTCCTCCCCTACTTATGATGGCATAATATAAACAAGGGCGTAGAAGGACGGTCGGGATGTTACGACTTTATTCTCGAAATCTCAGAGAACACAGATATGTAGGATATGTTTTGAATGTGCAGAAAGTTTCAAACATGAGCAGAAGTCTTGCTGAAACACAGGAACTATTAAAGGCCAGGCGTTCATAAATGAATTCACAAAGAGAAGAGGTTACTTCcccaaacaaaagacacaaaagaggaagaaagactaCATCATGCCTACATATGTGTTCACTCAGCAGGGATGACGTTAAATGAGAAAAGCTGACCTACAAGAGAATACATCTGAATCTGAAAGCAATACAGAATGCCCGAGAGCCTTACTGCAATATATTccattatatttttacatttagaatTGCCACCTGCTGCCTGAATTTTGTGTTTCCCTTTGCATAACCGAAGACATTTCCAAATTGATGCAGAAAAGGCAGATATTGGTACAGAACAATTCACCGGAATGCAGGAAATGAAGTGTTTAACGCTCAGACTGTTGTATAAGTGTCCCCTCCAACGTTGAAACGAAGCCTACGCCCTtgaatataaaacacatttggacTGCAATTTACAATAAACACTTGCTGAAACCCCACAGTGAAAAATACTGGAGGAGTTTTGATGGTTATGACAAAACTAAAAGTCCATCTCTTTTAGATGGACATAATAAGGATTAGAATGtataaacaaaactgaaaatagcAGAGACATAGCAAGTctatatatgaaaaaaagatttaagacataaaatttaaattaaaaatttaaatatttcacttagTGCATGTATGTTCAACAAATGTTCAGTTCCTTCTTGTGCTGATCATATCTAACTATGGTTCCATATTCATAAAGTTCAATTCAGAAAGTTTCCAAAGTTCAGTTTGGAGTTCGGAGGGG of Siniperca chuatsi isolate FFG_IHB_CAS linkage group LG7, ASM2008510v1, whole genome shotgun sequence contains these proteins:
- the il4i1 gene encoding L-amino-acid oxidase isoform X2; this translates as MHRLKTTDETLPLIKVSFSSHSINSRSKKSRLWSSILNMIPHMALCKFFPLVLVGVVVFAVSGIIGDPLYECLQDTDYSELLDIVDKGLPATKTPHRVAIIGGGIAGLTAAKFLEDAGHKVTIIEASNRIGGRVETFRNRREGWYAEVGAMRIPSFHKILLSFASKLQISLNHFIQDDINTYYLVNGVLQKTYAVENNPSVLNYSLNERERGKSAAQLFSQALWKVRDDLKAIGCSAMLDKYDSYTVKEYLVKEGNLSRGALRMIGDILNENSLFYTSLIEMLYIQSDINDNTEYFEVTDGFDHLPMAFYQVLNATILLNSKVKLISQTGGRNVTITYQDSRNSGSLTSLTVDYALVTATAKATVFIDFQPPLSGDKMEALRSVHYASSTKVILSFRERFWEKEGIRGGKSVTDRPSRFIYYPSHSFSGTSAGALLASYTCSDDSTLFQGMSEEELMAVVLEDLVKIHGEDIRPLCTGGLVKKWGLDPYSLGAFALFTPYQQGHYSRELFQSEGRVHFAGEHTATPHGWIETAMKSALRAAKNINSLTV
- the il4i1 gene encoding L-amino-acid oxidase isoform X1, whose amino-acid sequence is MRLSEKDKNDGGDGERDCQDHTFLQVSFSSHSINSRSKKSRLWSSILNMIPHMALCKFFPLVLVGVVVFAVSGIIGDPLYECLQDTDYSELLDIVDKGLPATKTPHRVAIIGGGIAGLTAAKFLEDAGHKVTIIEASNRIGGRVETFRNRREGWYAEVGAMRIPSFHKILLSFASKLQISLNHFIQDDINTYYLVNGVLQKTYAVENNPSVLNYSLNERERGKSAAQLFSQALWKVRDDLKAIGCSAMLDKYDSYTVKEYLVKEGNLSRGALRMIGDILNENSLFYTSLIEMLYIQSDINDNTEYFEVTDGFDHLPMAFYQVLNATILLNSKVKLISQTGGRNVTITYQDSRNSGSLTSLTVDYALVTATAKATVFIDFQPPLSGDKMEALRSVHYASSTKVILSFRERFWEKEGIRGGKSVTDRPSRFIYYPSHSFSGTSAGALLASYTCSDDSTLFQGMSEEELMAVVLEDLVKIHGEDIRPLCTGGLVKKWGLDPYSLGAFALFTPYQQGHYSRELFQSEGRVHFAGEHTATPHGWIETAMKSALRAAKNINSLTV